From one Streptomyces spiramyceticus genomic stretch:
- a CDS encoding winged helix-turn-helix domain-containing protein — MANTRTFSAAVPQPPSVVGRHRLRAVDRDEVVRNGRPFDVADLLPPGATWLPAPQHTLPTLPGRPPMIGYLVLVPADQQTAAVTGVMPAESGDFGPVRIDTVQRTAAVDGRALDLTYLEFELLAHLVAHPNRVHTRDQLVTTVWGYGHVGDGRTVDVHIARLRRKLGAEHRATIQTVRRVGYKYTVPAH; from the coding sequence ATGGCGAACACCCGTACCTTCTCCGCTGCCGTCCCCCAGCCTCCGTCCGTCGTCGGCCGTCATCGGCTGCGCGCCGTCGACCGGGACGAGGTGGTCCGTAACGGCAGGCCGTTCGATGTGGCGGACTTGCTTCCGCCGGGCGCCACTTGGCTGCCCGCGCCCCAGCACACGCTGCCCACACTGCCGGGCCGGCCGCCGATGATCGGCTACCTCGTGCTCGTACCGGCCGATCAGCAGACTGCTGCCGTTACTGGCGTAATGCCCGCGGAGTCCGGGGACTTCGGACCTGTGCGGATCGACACTGTCCAGCGCACCGCCGCCGTCGACGGGCGGGCGCTGGATCTGACGTATCTCGAATTCGAGCTGCTCGCGCACCTGGTGGCGCATCCCAACCGGGTGCACACCCGCGATCAGTTGGTGACCACCGTGTGGGGTTACGGGCATGTGGGCGACGGCCGGACCGTCGACGTCCACATCGCCAGGCTGCGGCGCAAGCTGGGGGCCGAGCACCGCGCCACGATCCAGACGGTGCGGCGGGTCGGTTACAAGTACACCGTTCCCGCGCACTGA
- a CDS encoding mechanosensitive ion channel family protein, with translation MYRALTLHDVIVAGIAVAVGIAAGLLLRATLKWLGERASRTRWSGDDVIVDALRTLVPWAAVAAGAAAAAAALPLTPTTGRNVNTALTALLIIAGTLTAARVIAGLVQSLATSRSGVAGSATIFVNITRVVVLAMGFLVVLQTVGVSIAPLLTALGVGGLAVALALQDTLANLFAGVHILAAKTVQPGDYIRLSSGEEGYVVDINWRNTVVCNLSNNLVIIPNAQLAGTNMTNFSRPEQQLSIMVQVGVGYDSDLEHVERVTTEVVESVMTDITGAVPDHEPAVRFHTFGDSRISFTVILGVGEFSDQYRIKHEFIKRLHQRYRAEGIRVPAPKRTVTVQQGETPTGTPTGTPAETPMAIPHQREATEPVR, from the coding sequence ATGTACCGGGCCCTCACACTGCACGACGTGATCGTCGCCGGAATCGCGGTGGCCGTCGGCATCGCGGCAGGCCTGCTCCTGCGAGCGACCCTGAAGTGGCTGGGAGAACGGGCCAGCAGGACGCGGTGGAGCGGAGACGACGTCATCGTCGACGCCCTGCGGACCCTGGTCCCCTGGGCGGCGGTGGCAGCCGGCGCCGCGGCGGCCGCGGCAGCGCTTCCGCTGACCCCCACGACCGGACGCAACGTCAACACGGCGCTGACCGCCCTGCTCATCATCGCCGGGACCCTCACGGCGGCCCGGGTGATCGCCGGTCTGGTGCAGTCCCTGGCGACATCCAGGTCGGGAGTGGCCGGTTCCGCCACCATATTCGTCAACATCACGCGCGTCGTGGTGCTTGCCATGGGCTTCCTCGTCGTACTCCAGACCGTCGGCGTTTCCATCGCGCCGCTGCTGACGGCGCTGGGTGTAGGCGGTCTGGCGGTGGCTCTCGCGCTGCAGGACACGCTGGCCAATCTGTTCGCGGGCGTGCACATCCTCGCCGCGAAGACGGTGCAGCCGGGTGACTACATCCGCCTCAGCAGCGGCGAGGAGGGCTACGTCGTCGACATCAACTGGCGCAACACCGTGGTGTGCAACCTGTCGAACAACCTGGTGATCATCCCGAACGCGCAGCTCGCCGGCACCAACATGACCAACTTCAGCCGGCCGGAACAGCAGCTGTCGATCATGGTCCAGGTGGGAGTCGGCTACGACAGCGACCTGGAACACGTCGAGCGGGTCACCACCGAGGTCGTGGAGAGCGTGATGACGGACATCACGGGCGCGGTCCCCGACCATGAACCGGCCGTCCGCTTCCACACGTTCGGCGATTCCAGGATCAGCTTCACGGTGATCCTCGGCGTCGGCGAGTTCAGCGACCAGTACCGGATCAAGCACGAGTTCATCAAGCGCCTGCACCAGCGGTACCGGGCCGAGGGCATCAGGGTTCCCGCCCCGAAGCGGACCGTGACAGTGCAGCAGGGCGAGACGCCGACAGGGACGCCGACAGGGACGCCGGCGGAGACGCCGATGGCGATACCGCACCAGCGCGAGGCGACGGAGCCGGTGCGGTAG
- a CDS encoding PepSY-associated TM helix domain-containing protein, translating to MAIDDPVQPAQGTDAADAPAATERRSTWSALRPLVLRIHFYAGLLIAPLLLIAAVSGLLYSLSFQAEKFIYSHELEVPVGDRSVPLGEQLAAAREAHPEGTVTAVWPSAQDGATTRVLMTTPEVEEGKSLAVFVNPYTAEVRGELTSFGGSGALPLRTWLDELHRDLHLGDLGRYYSELAASWLWVVALGGVALWVGRRRSQRGGVRGLLLPSRRGTAGRRRTLSWHGTIGMWAVLGLVLLSATGLTWSRYAGENIGAVQDQLGGATPVVSAALSEGAGDGGGEHAGHGGAGPGEAMTGMDVGIDKALASARAAGIEGELSVILPADGSGYVVKETDKQVPVHLDSVAVDPADGKVMDELRFADYPLLAKLTRFGIDAHTGLFLGLANQLALAALAFALIMLIVWGYRMWWLRRPTKERRLSAGRPMPRGAWRKVPVTALLPLAAVTALVGWFVPLLGISLLVFLVVDAVLGMVSRARTRTAA from the coding sequence ATGGCCATTGACGACCCCGTACAACCCGCACAAGGGACGGACGCCGCCGACGCTCCGGCGGCCACCGAGCGCCGAAGCACCTGGAGCGCCCTGCGCCCCCTCGTCCTGCGCATCCACTTCTATGCCGGCCTGCTCATAGCGCCGCTCCTGCTGATCGCCGCCGTCAGCGGGCTGCTCTACTCACTCTCCTTCCAGGCGGAGAAATTCATCTACAGCCATGAGCTGGAAGTCCCGGTCGGCGACCGCTCCGTACCGCTCGGCGAGCAGCTCGCCGCCGCCCGCGAGGCCCACCCCGAGGGCACCGTGACCGCCGTCTGGCCTTCGGCGCAGGACGGTGCCACGACCCGCGTGCTGATGACGACGCCCGAGGTCGAGGAGGGCAAGTCGCTCGCCGTCTTCGTCAATCCGTACACCGCGGAGGTACGGGGCGAGCTGACCAGCTTCGGCGGTTCCGGCGCCCTGCCGCTGCGTACCTGGCTCGACGAACTCCACCGCGACCTCCACCTCGGCGACCTCGGCCGCTACTACAGCGAACTGGCCGCCAGCTGGCTCTGGGTGGTCGCGCTCGGCGGCGTGGCGCTGTGGGTCGGGCGCAGGCGTTCGCAGCGCGGCGGGGTCCGCGGCCTGCTCCTGCCCTCGCGGCGCGGGACCGCCGGCCGGCGCCGGACGCTGTCCTGGCACGGCACGATCGGCATGTGGGCGGTGCTCGGGCTCGTACTGCTCTCGGCGACCGGCCTGACCTGGTCCCGGTACGCGGGCGAGAACATCGGCGCCGTGCAGGACCAGCTCGGCGGCGCCACCCCGGTGGTCTCGGCGGCGCTGTCCGAGGGCGCCGGAGACGGTGGCGGCGAACACGCAGGGCACGGCGGCGCCGGTCCCGGTGAGGCCATGACCGGGATGGATGTCGGCATCGACAAGGCGCTGGCGTCCGCCCGCGCCGCCGGCATCGAGGGCGAGCTCTCGGTGATCCTGCCGGCCGACGGCAGCGGTTACGTCGTCAAGGAGACCGACAAGCAGGTTCCGGTCCACCTCGACTCGGTCGCCGTCGACCCGGCCGACGGCAAGGTCATGGACGAACTGCGCTTCGCCGACTATCCGTTGCTCGCCAAGCTGACCCGGTTCGGGATCGACGCCCACACCGGACTGTTCCTGGGCCTCGCCAACCAGCTGGCCCTGGCTGCCCTCGCGTTCGCCCTGATCATGCTGATCGTCTGGGGCTACCGCATGTGGTGGCTGCGCAGGCCGACGAAGGAGCGCAGGCTGAGCGCGGGCCGGCCGATGCCGCGCGGCGCCTGGCGCAAGGTGCCGGTCACGGCACTGCTGCCGCTGGCGGCGGTCACGGCCCTGGTCGGCTGGTTCGTACCGCTGCTCGGCATCAGCCTGCTGGTGTTCCTGGTGGTGGACGCGGTGCTGGGCATGGTGTCGCGCGCCCGCACGCGGACGGCGGCCTGA
- a CDS encoding sensor histidine kinase, which yields MIATKIRSAFLAAVRGLALSVVTLAGSITLFVFTVISLSLIVIGIGLFTTPVVLTALRAYANQRRLFAAKWSDVRIPVPYRPMPADLRSGITGQVERCMLMLKDPATWRDVLWLLSDMTAGFVTAVVPAALFLYPVESLVLAAGLWRAFTEDGAYWYGFVPVDSQATALLALALGCATFAVSLRLTPALMRVHFLLTKSLLAPTSEMTLAQRIDHLTETRHDAVDTSAAELRRIERDLHDGAQARLVAMGMNLGTIEALVEKDPAQAKKLLAMARESSAEALTELRDLVRGIHPPVLAERGLGDAVRALALRLPIETEVTVDLPGRAEAPVESAAYFAVSEVLTNAVKHSGADRVFADMHHADGMLRIAVTDNGQGGAAVGAGSGLSGIERRLGTFDGILAVSSPAGGPTMVTMEIPCELF from the coding sequence ATGATCGCGACGAAGATACGCAGCGCATTCCTGGCAGCGGTACGAGGACTGGCCCTGTCGGTCGTTACGCTCGCAGGCTCGATCACGCTGTTCGTGTTCACGGTGATCTCGCTCTCGCTCATCGTGATCGGCATCGGCCTCTTCACCACCCCCGTCGTGCTGACCGCTCTCCGTGCGTATGCCAATCAGCGGCGACTGTTCGCGGCCAAGTGGTCGGACGTGCGCATCCCCGTCCCGTACCGCCCGATGCCCGCCGACCTGCGCTCCGGCATCACCGGCCAGGTCGAGCGGTGCATGCTGATGCTGAAGGACCCGGCGACCTGGCGGGACGTGCTGTGGCTGCTGAGCGACATGACGGCGGGCTTCGTCACGGCGGTGGTACCTGCCGCGCTGTTCCTGTATCCGGTCGAGAGCCTCGTACTGGCCGCGGGCCTGTGGCGGGCGTTCACCGAGGACGGCGCGTACTGGTACGGCTTCGTCCCCGTGGACAGCCAGGCGACGGCCCTCCTCGCGCTCGCCCTGGGCTGCGCGACCTTCGCCGTGTCCCTGCGCCTTACGCCCGCCCTGATGCGCGTCCACTTCCTCCTCACCAAGTCGCTGCTCGCCCCGACCAGCGAGATGACGCTCGCGCAGCGCATCGACCACCTCACTGAGACGCGGCACGACGCCGTCGACACCTCCGCCGCCGAACTGCGCCGCATCGAGCGGGACCTGCACGACGGCGCGCAGGCCAGGCTGGTCGCCATGGGCATGAACCTCGGCACGATCGAGGCGCTCGTCGAGAAGGACCCGGCCCAGGCCAAGAAGCTCCTCGCGATGGCCCGCGAGTCCTCCGCCGAAGCCCTGACCGAGCTGCGCGACCTGGTGCGCGGCATCCACCCGCCGGTCCTCGCAGAGCGCGGACTGGGCGACGCCGTACGGGCGTTGGCGCTGCGTCTGCCCATCGAGACCGAGGTGACGGTGGACCTCCCGGGCCGCGCCGAGGCCCCGGTCGAGTCGGCGGCGTACTTCGCGGTCAGCGAGGTCCTGACGAATGCGGTCAAGCACTCCGGCGCCGACCGCGTCTTCGCCGACATGCACCATGCGGACGGCATGCTTCGGATCGCCGTGACCGACAACGGGCAGGGCGGGGCGGCCGTCGGGGCGGGGTCCGGGCTCAGCGGCATCGAACGCCGGCTCGGTACATTCGACGGCATCCTGGCCGTCAGCAGTCCCGCGGGCGGCCCCACCATGGTGACCATGGAGATCCCTTGCGAGTTGTTCTAG